Proteins encoded by one window of Chondromyces crocatus:
- a CDS encoding aldo/keto reductase, protein MRYRQLGRTGLYVSEICLGTMTFGGQGMWKAIGQLDQENSEELVRRSLEAGINFIDTADVYSEGRSEQILGQALKNLKVKRSDVVIATKVYGSTGSGPNDRGASRGHIMDGIKRSLERLGLDYVDLYQIHGNDAVTPVEETVRALDDLVREGLVRYVGCSNWAAWKMMKAVGLAEHRGWARFETVQAYYSIAGRDLEREIAPMMQSEGVGCLVWSPLAGGLLSGKFGPGAKEEEGARRAAFDFPPVDKDRAWACVAAMREIAEAHGATVARVALAWVLSKPFVTSVIIGAKRVDQLEDNLAATALTLTAEEITKLDEVSKLPREYPGWMFETQGAGRVPQPFQKK, encoded by the coding sequence ATGCGGTATCGTCAGCTGGGTAGGACAGGGCTCTACGTGTCGGAGATCTGTCTGGGAACGATGACGTTCGGGGGCCAGGGGATGTGGAAGGCGATCGGTCAGCTCGACCAGGAGAACTCCGAAGAGCTGGTGCGCCGTTCGCTGGAGGCGGGGATCAATTTCATCGACACCGCCGACGTGTACTCGGAGGGTCGCTCGGAGCAGATCCTCGGTCAGGCGCTGAAGAACCTGAAGGTGAAGCGCTCCGACGTGGTGATCGCCACGAAGGTGTACGGCTCGACGGGCTCGGGGCCGAACGATCGCGGGGCCTCGCGGGGCCACATCATGGATGGCATCAAGCGCAGCCTGGAGCGGCTCGGCCTCGATTACGTGGACCTCTACCAGATCCACGGGAACGACGCGGTCACGCCGGTCGAGGAGACGGTCCGGGCGCTGGACGATCTCGTGCGCGAGGGCCTGGTGCGCTACGTGGGCTGCTCGAACTGGGCAGCGTGGAAGATGATGAAGGCCGTGGGGCTCGCGGAGCACCGGGGCTGGGCGCGATTCGAGACGGTGCAGGCGTACTACTCGATCGCGGGGCGTGATCTGGAGCGTGAGATCGCGCCGATGATGCAGTCGGAAGGGGTGGGCTGCCTGGTGTGGTCGCCGCTCGCGGGCGGGCTCCTGTCGGGCAAGTTCGGGCCAGGGGCGAAGGAGGAGGAGGGCGCGCGGCGGGCAGCGTTCGATTTCCCGCCGGTGGACAAGGACCGGGCGTGGGCGTGCGTGGCCGCGATGCGCGAGATCGCCGAGGCACATGGGGCGACGGTGGCGCGGGTGGCGCTGGCGTGGGTGCTGTCGAAGCCGTTCGTGACGAGCGTGATCATCGGGGCAAAGCGGGTCGACCAGCTCGAAGACAACCTGGCCGCCACCGCGCTGACGTTGACGGCCGAGGAGATCACGAAGCTCGACGAGGTGTCGAAGCTGCCCCGCGAGTACCCCGGCTGGATGTTCGAAACCCAGGGCGCCGGGCGCGTGCCGCAGCCGTTCCAGAAGAAGTAG
- a CDS encoding SH3 domain-containing protein, with protein sequence MKHSAGDGEPGGEGGWGPDASGSMGPGGMGPGGMGPAGVGYGGGPPLGPGEPLPSALAPPSLVQVASPPPKQGTLKPLLVICGLAVVSAAICGGVILYSQGRLGGSSEAGGASSGDGEKRSALPGEPLPPVITEGEEGAAPGGTPAGNKTMRAVVSLAEGQPRAVLRSKPDFKGDMVAFLPQGASVEITNSTTAGGGTWFRVKTVDAPTPASGWVHGAVLKIQ encoded by the coding sequence ATGAAACACAGCGCCGGGGACGGGGAACCCGGGGGAGAAGGCGGCTGGGGACCCGATGCGTCGGGGAGCATGGGGCCAGGGGGCATGGGGCCAGGGGGCATGGGTCCAGCGGGCGTGGGGTACGGTGGAGGGCCGCCGCTGGGGCCGGGGGAGCCGCTGCCCTCTGCGCTGGCGCCACCTTCGCTGGTGCAGGTGGCCTCGCCACCTCCGAAGCAGGGGACGCTGAAGCCCCTCCTCGTCATCTGCGGGCTGGCCGTGGTGAGCGCCGCCATCTGCGGGGGCGTGATCCTCTACAGTCAGGGGCGTCTGGGTGGGTCGAGCGAGGCCGGGGGGGCCTCGAGTGGAGACGGCGAGAAACGCTCGGCGTTGCCGGGGGAGCCCTTGCCTCCGGTGATCACCGAGGGGGAGGAGGGGGCGGCGCCCGGAGGCACACCGGCCGGGAACAAGACGATGCGGGCCGTGGTTAGCCTGGCCGAAGGGCAGCCCCGGGCCGTGCTGCGCAGCAAGCCGGACTTCAAGGGCGACATGGTGGCATTCCTGCCGCAAGGGGCGTCCGTGGAGATCACGAACTCGACGACGGCCGGAGGAGGGACGTGGTTCCGGGTGAAGACCGTGGATGCGCCGACCCCCGCCAGCGGGTGGGTGCATGGCGCGGTGCTGAAGATTCAATGA
- a CDS encoding GNAT family N-acetyltransferase, which translates to MTIDIRLLGPEQHAEFVQPLLTAFGLPVDNERINHSQRVEELTHRFAAYEGDSVTGCAGTFSFDMTTPGSIAPVAGLTLVGVMPTHRRRGIMTALVRRHLDEARTEGKAFSALWASEAAIYQRFGYGLGSIGCAASIERHHTTFWPELPRIGRVRIVTEAEALDLFPGIHDRARPGQPGMLSRSTSWWEHRRLVDFEKSGPPLQRAVLEIDGQPEAYALYRNQHRWESTFIPTGNLQVIEAIGTSSLSTRLLWRYLFDIDLSQRIEAFHLPPDHPLLYALTEPRRLRLTQYDGLWVRILDIPRAFSARSFASHDTVIFDVSDPVYTANTGRFRLDGAAGLCTRTERAATLKLDIATLSTAWMGAATFRRLADAGRVEQLQEGAIDRADALFHSSRAPWCPETF; encoded by the coding sequence ATGACCATCGACATCCGCCTTCTCGGGCCGGAGCAGCACGCCGAGTTCGTCCAGCCCCTCCTCACAGCGTTCGGACTTCCCGTCGACAACGAGCGCATCAACCACTCTCAGCGGGTCGAGGAGCTGACGCACCGATTCGCTGCGTACGAAGGGGACTCGGTCACGGGCTGCGCAGGTACCTTCAGCTTCGACATGACCACGCCGGGCAGCATCGCCCCCGTCGCGGGTCTCACGCTGGTCGGCGTCATGCCCACGCACCGACGTCGCGGCATCATGACCGCCCTCGTCCGCCGCCACCTCGACGAAGCGCGCACCGAAGGCAAGGCCTTCTCCGCCCTCTGGGCCAGCGAGGCCGCCATCTACCAGCGCTTCGGCTACGGCCTCGGCTCCATCGGCTGCGCCGCCTCCATCGAGCGACACCACACCACCTTCTGGCCCGAGCTGCCGCGCATCGGGCGCGTCCGCATCGTCACCGAGGCCGAAGCCCTCGACCTCTTCCCTGGCATCCACGACCGCGCGCGCCCTGGTCAGCCCGGCATGCTCTCCCGGTCCACCTCGTGGTGGGAGCACCGCCGCCTCGTCGACTTCGAGAAGAGCGGCCCCCCCCTCCAGCGCGCCGTGCTGGAGATCGACGGGCAGCCCGAGGCCTACGCCCTCTACCGCAACCAGCACCGCTGGGAGTCCACGTTCATCCCCACCGGCAACCTCCAGGTCATCGAGGCCATCGGCACGAGCTCCCTCTCCACCCGCCTCCTCTGGCGCTACCTCTTCGACATCGACCTCTCCCAGCGCATCGAGGCCTTCCACCTCCCGCCCGATCATCCGCTCCTCTACGCCCTCACCGAGCCGCGCCGCCTCCGCCTCACGCAGTACGACGGCCTCTGGGTGCGCATCCTCGACATCCCGCGCGCGTTCTCGGCCCGCTCCTTCGCCAGCCACGACACCGTGATCTTCGATGTCTCCGATCCGGTCTACACCGCGAACACCGGCCGCTTCCGCCTCGACGGCGCCGCTGGCCTCTGCACCCGCACCGAGCGCGCGGCCACACTCAAGCTCGACATCGCCACCCTGAGCACCGCCTGGATGGGTGCAGCCACCTTCCGCCGCCTCGCCGATGCCGGCCGCGTCGAGCAGCTCCAGGAAGGCGCCATCGATCGCGCCGACGCCCTCTTCCACTCCTCGCGCGCCCCGTGGTGTCCCGAGACGTTCTGA
- a CDS encoding dienelactone hydrolase family protein — translation MTQTITTESVTIQVADGTTMGAHVARPAGSDKLPGVILLQEIFGVNEHMRDIASRIAAEGYVVIAPDLFHRTHPGFIGSYDDIPGGIKVASAYTNEHVEADLRATFAHLTTMEGIDAEHVAVMGYCMGGRLAFTANALIPVRAAISFYGAGIYPDKTPLAPALHGPTLFFWAGKDSFIPATQRDAVIAEMRRVGKPFTSVEVSHVNHGFFCDARSDYDAAAAAQAWAVTKAFLKSHLAGG, via the coding sequence ATGACCCAGACGATCACCACCGAGAGCGTCACCATCCAGGTCGCCGACGGCACGACGATGGGCGCCCACGTCGCGCGACCCGCAGGCTCGGACAAGCTCCCGGGGGTCATCCTTTTGCAGGAGATCTTCGGGGTCAACGAGCACATGCGCGACATCGCCAGCCGCATCGCCGCCGAGGGCTACGTCGTCATCGCCCCCGACCTCTTCCACCGCACCCACCCCGGCTTCATCGGCAGCTACGACGACATCCCCGGCGGCATCAAGGTCGCCAGCGCATACACGAACGAACACGTCGAGGCCGACCTCCGCGCCACCTTCGCTCACCTCACGACCATGGAGGGCATCGACGCCGAGCACGTCGCCGTCATGGGCTACTGCATGGGTGGCCGCCTCGCCTTCACCGCGAACGCGCTCATCCCCGTCCGCGCTGCCATCAGCTTCTACGGCGCCGGCATCTACCCCGACAAGACCCCTCTCGCCCCCGCTCTGCACGGCCCCACGCTCTTCTTCTGGGCCGGCAAGGACAGCTTCATCCCCGCCACGCAGCGCGACGCCGTCATCGCGGAGATGCGTCGCGTCGGCAAGCCGTTCACCAGCGTCGAGGTCTCGCACGTCAACCACGGCTTCTTCTGCGACGCGCGCAGCGACTACGACGCCGCCGCTGCTGCACAGGCCTGGGCAGTGACCAAGGCCTTCTTGAAGTCGCACCTCGCTGGCGGCTAG